One Kitasatospora sp. MAP12-44 DNA segment encodes these proteins:
- a CDS encoding Pls/PosA family non-ribosomal peptide synthetase, which translates to MARCICGSGRPSAPSPSSNVAALVGTPWARHYARALGCRVGRDAELHAMPPVTGLGSFGAGCSIEPEADLAGWWLDGDVLHLGSVKVGAGARIGTRAMLMPGARVGDRADVAAGSCVLGEVPVPAGEHWHGSPARRAAGAVDDWPAPAQHRSKRWSLAYAVSLPLLSLLPVVAALPSFAIVFSLVDQDRTLGAVLTQLLVVSPLLAVLTLACYAGLTVLLVRALSGPIRPGFHPAHGRTAWCTWVVSRLMNTARGSFFPLYASLFTPVWLRLLGARVGRRVESSTVLALPGLMTVDDGAFLADDTLIAPFEMRGGWLRLGASRVGKRAFVGNSGIVGPGRELPDDALVGVLSDAPAHAEPGSSWLGRPGLSLPRVAEAGDLSRTYAPPRRLMVARAAVELCRLLPVVLAVILGDLVAVALQQVIDSDGLAAGAAVSGLILIGAGIAACLVSTLAKWVLVGRFRAGEHPLWSGFVWRNELHDTFVEELAMPWMGRTLIGTPFLNLWLRSLGARIGRGVWCETHWLPETDLVRIEDGASVNRGCVLQTHLFHDRLMRLDEVRLGAGSTLGPHSIVLPGSELGAGTSVGASSLVMRGEQMPADSRWAGNPVAAWPVGPSGPGGTQADETGDETTGQPRLVVVAKRHPAPGRHRQQGGSQQVGSRRPVNGRHREHERPRPARRR; encoded by the coding sequence GTGGCGCGGTGCATCTGCGGCTCTGGTCGGCCGAGCGCGCCGTCGCCCTCTTCAAACGTCGCGGCGCTGGTCGGCACCCCCTGGGCCCGGCACTACGCACGGGCGCTCGGCTGCCGGGTCGGCCGCGACGCCGAGCTGCACGCGATGCCCCCGGTCACCGGCCTCGGCAGCTTCGGCGCGGGCTGCTCGATCGAGCCCGAGGCGGACCTGGCGGGCTGGTGGCTGGACGGCGACGTGCTGCACCTGGGCAGCGTCAAGGTCGGCGCGGGCGCGCGGATCGGCACCCGCGCGATGCTGATGCCCGGCGCCCGGGTCGGCGATCGTGCCGATGTGGCGGCCGGCAGCTGCGTGCTCGGCGAGGTGCCGGTGCCGGCCGGCGAGCACTGGCACGGCTCCCCGGCCCGCCGGGCCGCCGGCGCCGTCGACGACTGGCCGGCGCCCGCGCAGCACCGCTCCAAGCGCTGGAGCCTCGCGTACGCGGTGTCGCTGCCGCTGCTGAGCCTGCTGCCGGTGGTCGCCGCGCTGCCCTCGTTCGCGATCGTCTTCTCGCTGGTGGACCAGGACCGGACGCTGGGCGCCGTGCTGACCCAGCTGCTGGTGGTCTCCCCGCTGCTCGCCGTGCTGACGCTGGCCTGCTACGCCGGGCTGACGGTGCTGCTGGTCCGGGCTCTGAGCGGCCCGATCCGGCCCGGCTTCCACCCCGCGCACGGCCGGACGGCCTGGTGCACCTGGGTGGTCAGCCGGCTGATGAACACGGCGCGCGGCTCGTTCTTCCCGCTCTACGCGAGCCTCTTCACGCCGGTCTGGCTGCGCCTGCTGGGGGCCAGGGTGGGCCGCCGGGTGGAGTCCTCCACGGTGCTCGCCCTGCCCGGGCTGATGACCGTGGACGACGGCGCCTTCCTCGCCGACGACACGCTGATCGCACCGTTCGAGATGCGCGGCGGCTGGCTGCGGCTGGGCGCCTCGCGGGTGGGCAAGCGGGCCTTCGTGGGCAACTCCGGCATCGTCGGTCCTGGCCGTGAGCTGCCGGACGACGCACTGGTCGGGGTGCTCTCGGACGCTCCCGCGCACGCCGAGCCGGGCTCGTCCTGGCTGGGCCGACCGGGCCTGTCGCTGCCCCGGGTCGCCGAGGCCGGCGACCTCAGCCGCACCTACGCTCCGCCGCGCCGGCTGATGGTGGCCCGGGCCGCGGTGGAGCTGTGCCGGCTGCTGCCGGTGGTCCTCGCCGTGATCCTCGGTGACCTGGTCGCGGTCGCGCTGCAGCAGGTGATCGACTCGGACGGGCTGGCCGCCGGCGCCGCGGTCAGCGGGCTGATCCTGATCGGCGCGGGTATCGCCGCCTGCCTGGTCTCGACGCTGGCGAAGTGGGTGCTGGTCGGACGGTTCCGGGCCGGGGAGCACCCGCTCTGGTCCGGCTTCGTCTGGCGCAACGAGCTGCACGACACCTTCGTCGAGGAGCTCGCCATGCCGTGGATGGGCCGCACGCTGATCGGCACGCCGTTCCTCAACCTCTGGCTGCGCTCGCTGGGCGCCCGGATCGGGCGCGGTGTGTGGTGCGAGACGCACTGGCTGCCGGAGACCGACCTGGTGCGGATCGAGGACGGTGCGAGCGTCAACCGCGGCTGCGTGCTGCAGACCCACCTCTTCCACGACCGGCTGATGCGCCTGGACGAGGTCCGGCTCGGCGCGGGGTCCACGCTGGGCCCGCACTCGATCGTGCTGCCGGGTTCCGAGCTCGGGGCGGGCACCTCGGTGGGCGCGTCCTCGCTGGTCATGCGCGGCGAGCAGATGCCGGCCGACTCGCGGTGGGCGGGCAATCCGGTGGCCGCCTGGCCGGTCGGTCCGTCCGGGCCGGGCGGCACGCAGGCCGACGAGACGGGCGACGAGACGACCGGGCAGCCGCGCCTGGTGGTGGTCGCCAAGCGTCACCCGGCGCCCGGACGCCACCGCCAGCAGGGCGGCTCCCAGCAGGTCGGCTCCCGCCGCCCGGTGAACGGCCGGCATCGCGAGCACGAGCGGCCGAGGCCGGCCCGGCGCCGCTGA
- a CDS encoding BadF/BadG/BcrA/BcrD ATPase family protein has translation MDHQPEPLLPGVLAIDAGNSKTDVALVGADGSLLGTARGGGFAPQLLGPQAAVALLAPLVEAAAAAAQARLPVGGVLVSHVSACLANADLPVEERLLQDAIAAQRWGRSTAVANDTFGLLRAGTDTPRGVAVVCGAGINCAGLLPDGRTARFPALGQLTGDWGGGGGLAAEAMFHAVRAEDGRGSGTTLAPAIAAHFELPSAGAVAEAVHLGQLPAGRLHEIVPVLFRCAQDGDPAALELIDRQADEIARLARVALTRLGLLAEPAPLVLGGGVLAARHPLLLDNLTARLRAVAPHAEPRIVTAPPVLGAALLGLDRLARTGQGGGPDAQRRLREAYAAPAAAAFAA, from the coding sequence ATGGACCACCAGCCCGAACCACTCCTGCCCGGCGTCCTCGCCATCGACGCCGGCAACAGCAAGACGGACGTCGCCCTGGTCGGCGCCGACGGCAGCCTGCTCGGCACCGCGCGCGGCGGCGGCTTCGCACCGCAGCTGCTCGGGCCGCAGGCCGCCGTCGCCCTGCTGGCCCCGCTGGTCGAGGCGGCGGCCGCGGCGGCGCAGGCGCGGCTGCCGGTCGGCGGCGTGCTGGTCAGCCACGTCAGCGCATGCCTGGCCAACGCCGATCTCCCGGTGGAGGAGCGGCTGCTGCAGGACGCCATCGCGGCCCAGCGCTGGGGGCGCAGCACCGCGGTGGCCAACGACACCTTCGGCCTGCTGCGGGCCGGTACCGACACGCCGCGCGGGGTGGCGGTGGTCTGCGGAGCCGGGATCAACTGCGCCGGGCTGCTGCCGGACGGGCGGACCGCCCGGTTCCCGGCGCTCGGCCAGCTGACCGGTGACTGGGGTGGCGGCGGCGGGCTGGCCGCCGAGGCGATGTTCCACGCGGTCCGCGCGGAGGACGGGCGGGGGTCCGGCACGACGCTGGCCCCCGCCATCGCCGCGCACTTCGAGCTGCCCTCGGCCGGCGCGGTCGCCGAGGCCGTCCATCTCGGGCAGCTCCCGGCGGGCCGGCTGCACGAGATCGTGCCGGTGCTCTTCCGCTGCGCGCAGGACGGCGACCCGGCGGCGCTGGAGCTGATCGACCGGCAGGCGGACGAGATCGCCCGGCTGGCGCGGGTCGCGCTGACCCGCCTGGGGCTGCTGGCGGAGCCTGCGCCGCTGGTGCTCGGCGGCGGGGTGCTGGCCGCCCGGCACCCGCTGCTGCTGGACAACCTGACGGCCCGGCTGCGGGCGGTCGCCCCGCACGCCGAGCCGCGGATCGTCACCGCGCCGCCGGTGCTGGGCGCCGCCCTGCTGGGTCTGGACCGGCTGGCCAGGACCGGGCAGGGCGGCGGGCCCGACGCGCAGCGGCGGCTGCGCGAGGCGTACGCGGCGCCGGCGGCGGCAGCGTTCGCGGCCTGA
- a CDS encoding 6-phospho-beta-glucosidase, translated as MSLKLSIVGGGSTYTPELIDGFARLRDTLPIGELVLIDPAAERLELIGALARRIFAKQGHPAKVTTTTDLDAGIQGAHAVLLQLRVGGQAARGEDESWPLECGCVGQETTGAGGLAKALRTVPVVLDIAERVRRANPDAWIVDFTNPVGIVTRALQSAGHQAVGLCNVAIGFQRKFAQHLGVAPELIRLEHVGLNHLSWERGVTLLDAPGASGGREVLPELLSGFGPQIAEDLLLPLPVIRRLGVVPSYYLRYFYQHDLVVEELKVKGSRAAAVSAIEKELLELYADPTLDTKPELLAKRGGAFYSEAAVNLIASLLGTDGGTSVQVVNTRNDGVLPFLPDDAVIEVPAEVDPQGVRPLPQRPVEPLYAGLIASVTAYEQLALEAALKGGRDRVFDALLAHPLVGQFDLADQLTDRLLAHNRQHLSWA; from the coding sequence ATGTCTCTCAAACTCTCGATTGTGGGCGGCGGTTCGACGTACACGCCCGAACTCATCGACGGATTCGCGCGGTTGCGCGACACCCTGCCGATCGGCGAGCTGGTGCTGATCGACCCGGCAGCCGAACGGCTGGAGCTGATCGGCGCGTTGGCCCGGCGGATCTTCGCCAAGCAGGGGCACCCGGCGAAGGTGACCACCACCACCGACCTGGACGCCGGCATCCAGGGCGCGCACGCCGTGCTGCTGCAGCTGCGGGTCGGCGGGCAAGCGGCACGAGGCGAGGACGAGAGCTGGCCGCTGGAGTGCGGCTGCGTGGGCCAGGAGACCACCGGGGCAGGCGGGTTGGCCAAGGCGCTGCGTACCGTCCCGGTGGTGCTCGACATCGCCGAGCGGGTCCGCCGGGCCAACCCCGACGCCTGGATCGTGGACTTCACCAACCCGGTCGGCATCGTCACCCGGGCCCTGCAGAGTGCCGGCCACCAGGCCGTCGGGCTGTGCAACGTGGCCATCGGATTCCAGCGGAAGTTCGCCCAGCACCTGGGCGTCGCACCGGAGTTGATCCGCCTGGAGCACGTCGGCCTGAACCACCTGAGCTGGGAGCGCGGGGTCACCCTGCTGGACGCCCCCGGCGCGAGCGGCGGCCGCGAGGTGCTGCCGGAGCTGCTGAGCGGCTTCGGGCCGCAGATCGCCGAGGACCTGCTGCTGCCGCTGCCGGTGATCCGCCGGCTCGGCGTGGTGCCGTCCTACTACCTGCGCTACTTCTACCAGCACGACCTGGTGGTCGAGGAGTTGAAGGTCAAGGGCTCGCGCGCGGCCGCGGTCAGCGCGATCGAGAAGGAGCTCCTGGAGCTGTACGCGGACCCGACTCTGGACACCAAGCCGGAGCTGCTCGCCAAGCGCGGCGGCGCCTTCTACTCGGAGGCCGCGGTCAACCTGATCGCCTCGCTGCTGGGCACCGACGGCGGCACCAGCGTGCAGGTGGTCAACACCCGCAACGACGGCGTCCTGCCGTTCCTCCCCGACGACGCGGTGATCGAGGTGCCGGCCGAGGTGGACCCGCAGGGTGTGCGGCCGCTGCCGCAGCGCCCGGTCGAACCGCTGTACGCGGGCCTGATCGCAAGCGTCACGGCGTACGAGCAACTCGCCCTGGAGGCAGCCCTCAAGGGCGGCCGCGACCGGGTCTTCGACGCCCTGCTGGCCCACCCGCTGGTCGGCCAGTTCGACCTCGCCGACCAGTTGACGGACCGTCTGCTCGCCCACAACCGGCAGCACCTGAGCTGGGCCTGA
- a CDS encoding carbohydrate ABC transporter permease, which produces MTDALSSPVRLPAPAGARTAAARVARRRAALQWVAVHSVALVAALFFLLPFVFVFLTSVMTDQQALTSNFWPQHWEWGNYAKAWETPGFLTWWRNTLVYAGAGTVLTVVSSVPVAYALARFRFRGRNLALMAVISMMMLPPQVTVIPMYLFWAKQLHLTGTLWPLIIPMAFGDAFTIFLLRQFLLTIPKEYVEAARIDGCGEVRTLLRVILPMAKPAVAAVALFQFFYCWNDYFGPQIYSSENPGAWTLSYGLESFKSAHHTNWNLTMAATLLVMAPVIVLFFFAQKAFIEGVTLTGVKG; this is translated from the coding sequence ATGACCGATGCCCTCAGCTCACCCGTCCGCCTCCCCGCGCCGGCCGGCGCCCGTACGGCCGCCGCGCGGGTGGCCCGGCGCCGCGCGGCGCTGCAGTGGGTCGCCGTGCACTCGGTGGCCCTGGTCGCCGCGCTGTTCTTCCTGCTGCCGTTCGTCTTCGTCTTCCTCACCTCGGTGATGACCGACCAGCAGGCGCTCACCTCGAACTTCTGGCCGCAGCACTGGGAGTGGGGAAACTACGCCAAGGCCTGGGAGACCCCTGGCTTCCTCACCTGGTGGCGCAACACCCTGGTCTACGCGGGCGCGGGCACCGTGCTGACCGTCGTCTCCAGCGTTCCGGTCGCCTACGCACTCGCCCGGTTCCGCTTTCGCGGGCGCAATCTGGCACTGATGGCGGTCATTTCGATGATGATGCTGCCGCCGCAGGTGACGGTCATTCCGATGTACCTCTTCTGGGCGAAGCAACTGCATCTCACCGGCACGCTCTGGCCGTTGATCATCCCGATGGCCTTCGGAGACGCTTTCACCATCTTCCTGCTGCGGCAGTTCCTGCTGACGATTCCGAAGGAGTATGTGGAGGCGGCCAGGATCGACGGCTGCGGGGAAGTGCGGACCTTGCTGCGCGTGATCCTGCCGATGGCCAAGCCGGCCGTCGCGGCGGTCGCGCTCTTCCAGTTCTTCTACTGCTGGAACGACTACTTCGGGCCGCAGATCTACTCCAGTGAGAACCCCGGCGCCTGGACCCTCTCCTACGGTCTGGAATCCTTCAAAAGCGCCCACCACACCAACTGGAACCTCACCATGGCAGCAACCCTCCTCGTCATGGCACCCGTCATCGTTCTGTTCTTCTTCGCACAAAAGGCCTTCATCGAAGGCGTGACACTGACAGGGGTCAAGGGCTGA
- a CDS encoding sugar ABC transporter permease → MALTLGSRRAVDRKAVDRPPVPPALRRKYRREAARTLAFLSPWLIGFGVFFLYPLVSTVYFSFMKYDGFAAPVFTGLKNWSYVFTDYPFFWVGLRNTLWLVVVMVALRVVFGLGIGLLVTKIKSGLGFFRTAFYLPYLAPPVAATIAFAFLLNPGTGPVDHYLGKLGLPQPGWFNDPTWSKPALTMLAVWGVGDLMVIFMAALLDVPTEQYEAAELDGAGPWQRFRYVTFPNITPIVMFAVVTGVIQTMQYYTQAIVAGQVASGIIGGSGEQFEPGYPHGSTWTLPQMVYNLGFQRFDTGSACVVALILFAISMAFTSILLRRKSGFMTAED, encoded by the coding sequence ATGGCACTGACACTCGGCTCCCGCAGGGCAGTTGACCGCAAGGCGGTTGACCGCCCGCCCGTCCCGCCGGCGCTTCGCCGCAAGTACCGGCGGGAGGCGGCCCGCACGCTGGCCTTCCTGTCGCCCTGGCTGATCGGCTTCGGCGTCTTCTTCCTCTACCCGCTGGTCTCCACCGTCTACTTCTCCTTCATGAAGTACGACGGGTTCGCGGCGCCGGTCTTCACCGGGCTGAAGAACTGGAGCTATGTCTTCACCGACTACCCGTTCTTCTGGGTGGGTCTGCGCAACACGCTCTGGCTGGTCGTGGTGATGGTCGCGCTGCGGGTCGTCTTCGGGCTGGGGATCGGGCTGCTGGTCACCAAGATCAAGAGCGGCCTGGGCTTCTTCCGCACCGCGTTCTACCTGCCCTACCTGGCGCCGCCGGTGGCCGCCACGATCGCCTTCGCCTTCCTGCTCAACCCCGGCACCGGACCGGTGGACCACTACCTCGGCAAGCTGGGTCTGCCGCAGCCGGGTTGGTTCAACGACCCGACCTGGTCGAAGCCGGCCCTGACGATGCTCGCGGTCTGGGGCGTCGGCGACCTGATGGTGATCTTCATGGCCGCGCTGCTCGACGTGCCCACCGAGCAGTACGAGGCGGCCGAGCTGGACGGCGCGGGACCCTGGCAGCGGTTCCGCTACGTCACCTTCCCCAACATCACCCCGATCGTGATGTTCGCGGTGGTCACCGGCGTGATCCAGACCATGCAGTACTACACCCAGGCCATCGTGGCCGGCCAGGTCGCCAGCGGCATCATCGGCGGCTCGGGCGAGCAGTTCGAGCCCGGCTATCCGCACGGCTCCACCTGGACCCTGCCGCAGATGGTCTACAACCTGGGCTTCCAGCGCTTCGACACCGGCTCCGCCTGCGTGGTCGCGCTGATCCTCTTCGCCATCTCGATGGCCTTCACCTCGATCCTGCTCCGGCGCAAGTCGGGCTTCATGACGGCTGAGGACTGA
- a CDS encoding ABC transporter substrate-binding protein, with protein sequence MPSNRTPGRSRRLAAALSLSATVALLAGACTGTNSTGGADDSASGKDVTITFWHGWSQDNETGAINANIADFEKLHPNIHVKVVANISDDKSEQALRAGGPDAPDVVSSFTTDNVGKFCSSKVWADLTPFLKKDNIDPAATFPAPMLQYSQFQGDQCSLPLEADAYGLYYNKTEFAAAGITAPPKTLSEFDADAVKLTIAKGDGYQQLGFMPDYHGYESSPAHYLGQWGATYFGPDGTSNLATDPSVTAMLTWQKNLIGQLGGFDKLEKFRTTFGDEFSAKNPFETGQVAMAIDGEWRTASIADDKASIDWATAPFPVPDALASTYGRGYQTGTIVGIAQGSKKQAAAWELVKYLTTDTDAVVSFANAIHNVPSTVAALNSPKLVDDPNFKTFLDIARNPNSSTTPASINGGAYQVSLQNLGYDVESGKQTDLAAGLAATAKEIDAAVNQAK encoded by the coding sequence GTGCCCAGCAACCGCACCCCCGGAAGATCCCGCCGACTGGCCGCCGCCCTGAGCCTGAGCGCCACCGTCGCCCTGCTCGCCGGCGCCTGCACCGGAACCAACTCGACCGGCGGCGCCGACGACTCGGCCAGCGGCAAGGACGTCACCATCACCTTCTGGCACGGCTGGAGCCAGGACAACGAGACCGGCGCGATCAACGCCAACATCGCCGACTTCGAGAAGCTGCACCCGAACATCCACGTCAAGGTCGTCGCCAACATCTCCGACGACAAGAGCGAGCAGGCGCTGCGGGCCGGCGGCCCCGACGCGCCGGACGTGGTCTCCTCCTTCACCACCGACAACGTCGGCAAGTTCTGCTCCTCCAAGGTCTGGGCCGACCTCACGCCCTTCCTCAAGAAGGACAACATCGACCCGGCCGCCACCTTCCCCGCCCCGATGCTCCAGTACAGCCAGTTCCAGGGCGACCAGTGCTCGCTGCCGCTGGAGGCCGACGCGTACGGGCTGTACTACAACAAGACGGAGTTCGCGGCGGCCGGCATCACCGCGCCGCCCAAGACGCTCAGCGAGTTCGACGCCGACGCCGTCAAGCTGACCATCGCCAAGGGCGACGGCTACCAGCAGCTCGGCTTCATGCCGGACTACCACGGCTACGAGTCCTCCCCCGCGCACTACCTCGGCCAGTGGGGCGCCACCTACTTCGGCCCGGACGGCACGTCGAACCTCGCCACCGACCCGTCGGTGACGGCCATGCTGACCTGGCAGAAGAACCTGATCGGCCAACTGGGCGGCTTCGACAAGCTGGAGAAGTTCCGCACCACCTTCGGCGACGAGTTCAGCGCCAAGAACCCCTTCGAGACCGGCCAGGTGGCGATGGCCATCGACGGCGAGTGGCGGACCGCCTCGATCGCCGACGACAAGGCCTCGATCGACTGGGCCACCGCGCCGTTCCCGGTGCCGGACGCACTCGCCTCCACGTACGGCCGCGGCTACCAGACCGGCACCATCGTCGGGATCGCCCAGGGCAGCAAGAAGCAGGCCGCCGCCTGGGAGTTGGTGAAGTACCTGACCACCGACACGGACGCGGTGGTGAGCTTCGCCAACGCCATCCACAATGTGCCGAGCACCGTCGCGGCGCTCAACTCGCCGAAGCTGGTGGACGATCCGAACTTCAAGACCTTCCTGGACATCGCCCGCAACCCCAACTCCAGCACCACGCCCGCCAGTATCAACGGCGGCGCGTACCAGGTGAGCCTGCAGAACCTCGGCTACGACGTCGAGAGCGGCAAGCAGACCGATCTGGCGGCCGGCCTCGCGGCCACCGCCAAGGAGATCGACGCCGCCGTGAACCAGGCCAAGTGA
- a CDS encoding ROK family transcriptional regulator: MTDTTRPTASATPTPRPGTPSRLRAINDRAALDLLLEHGPLSRTRIGTLTGLSKPTASQLLARLSAAGLVVPVGTTAGGPGPNAQLYQVNPAAGYVAGLDVKPTHTLFAVADITGRTLAEHLLATPPRQAAGTVQRLADGLAETVRLAGLEAGSIGEIVIGTPGALDPATGKLRYAAHLPGWHSPRLPAELQAALGAPVSIENDVNLAAVAERVLGCAQGYDDFVLLWAEEGIGAAIMIAGQLHRGFTGGAGEVGYMPVPGAPLIRNVRRENSGGFQKLAGADAVLALAKEHRLAGGTAEEAIATALATPGAGDEFLAVLANRLATGLAAIVAVIDPELVVLSGGIPTAGGERLRDLVHEELTGLAVPRPELRSSTVPGSPVLHGALQRALTAARETAFTTA, encoded by the coding sequence GTGACCGACACCACCCGCCCCACCGCCTCCGCCACTCCCACCCCGCGCCCCGGCACCCCCAGCCGGCTGCGGGCGATCAACGACCGGGCCGCGCTCGATCTGCTGCTCGAGCACGGCCCGCTCTCCCGGACCAGGATCGGCACCCTGACCGGGCTCTCCAAGCCCACCGCCTCCCAGCTGCTGGCCCGGCTCTCGGCGGCCGGTCTGGTGGTCCCGGTCGGCACCACGGCCGGCGGCCCCGGGCCCAACGCGCAGCTGTACCAGGTGAATCCGGCGGCCGGCTATGTGGCCGGGCTGGACGTGAAGCCCACCCACACGCTGTTCGCGGTGGCCGACATCACCGGCCGCACGCTCGCCGAGCACCTGCTGGCGACCCCGCCCCGGCAGGCCGCCGGCACCGTCCAGCGGCTCGCCGACGGGCTGGCCGAGACGGTTCGGCTGGCCGGGCTGGAGGCGGGGAGCATCGGCGAGATCGTGATCGGCACCCCCGGCGCGCTCGACCCGGCCACCGGCAAGCTGCGCTACGCCGCGCACCTGCCCGGCTGGCACTCACCCCGGCTGCCCGCCGAGTTGCAGGCCGCCCTGGGCGCCCCCGTCTCGATCGAGAACGACGTCAACCTCGCCGCCGTCGCCGAGCGGGTGCTCGGCTGCGCGCAGGGCTACGACGACTTCGTGCTGCTCTGGGCGGAGGAGGGCATCGGCGCGGCGATCATGATCGCCGGGCAGCTGCACCGGGGCTTCACCGGCGGCGCCGGTGAGGTCGGCTACATGCCGGTGCCCGGCGCCCCGCTGATCCGCAACGTCCGCCGGGAGAACTCCGGCGGGTTCCAGAAGCTCGCCGGGGCCGACGCCGTGCTGGCGCTCGCCAAGGAGCACCGGCTGGCCGGCGGGACGGCCGAGGAGGCGATCGCGACCGCGCTGGCGACCCCGGGCGCGGGCGACGAGTTCCTCGCCGTGCTGGCGAACCGGCTGGCCACCGGGCTGGCCGCGATCGTCGCGGTGATCGACCCCGAGCTGGTGGTGCTCTCCGGCGGCATCCCGACCGCCGGGGGCGAGCGGCTGCGCGACCTCGTCCACGAGGAGCTGACGGGGCTGGCCGTGCCGCGCCCCGAGCTGCGCAGCAGCACCGTCCCGGGCTCCCCCGTACTGCACGGCGCCCTGCAGCGCGCCCTGACCGCCGCCCGGGAGACGGCCTTCACCACCGCCTGA
- a CDS encoding mechanosensitive ion channel family protein: MDLPTSAEQVSTSTRQAASWLDTNWQTWVEVAVRIVFILVLALVLRAVVRKLITQLIARMSKESEHESPESSRLGGLLVNSERRHQRSAAIGSVLLSVASFSIMGTAALMVLADLGVDLAPLLASAGVAGVAIGFGARNLVTDFLSGVFMIMEDQYGVGDEIDTGVASGTVLEVGLRVTKLRGATGEIWYIRNGEVKRIANMSQGWSTATVDVQVGYREDLAMVEELILDSAEAMAKEAPWDELLWDPVRVLGVESVAAETVVLRVEARTMPGKASLVTRGLRQRLKHAFDQAGIKLKEEPSPAAPGPAPVDTLPPSALSDPASARSLATRPIPMPVQHTAEDPTSPPKVP; this comes from the coding sequence CTGGATCTGCCCACCAGTGCCGAACAGGTCTCCACCAGTACCCGGCAGGCGGCCAGCTGGCTCGACACCAACTGGCAGACCTGGGTCGAGGTGGCGGTGCGGATCGTCTTCATCCTCGTGCTGGCCCTGGTGCTGCGGGCCGTGGTGCGCAAGCTGATCACGCAGTTGATAGCGCGGATGTCCAAGGAGAGCGAGCACGAGTCGCCCGAGAGCAGCCGGCTGGGCGGGCTGCTGGTCAACTCCGAGCGCCGCCATCAGCGCTCGGCGGCGATCGGCTCGGTGCTGCTGAGCGTGGCCTCGTTCAGCATCATGGGCACCGCGGCGCTGATGGTGCTGGCCGACCTCGGGGTGGACCTGGCTCCGCTGCTGGCCAGCGCCGGGGTCGCGGGGGTGGCGATCGGCTTCGGCGCGCGCAACCTGGTGACCGACTTCCTCTCCGGGGTCTTCATGATCATGGAGGACCAGTACGGCGTGGGCGACGAGATCGACACCGGCGTCGCCAGCGGCACGGTGCTGGAGGTCGGGCTGCGGGTGACCAAGCTGCGCGGCGCGACCGGCGAGATCTGGTACATCCGCAACGGCGAGGTCAAGCGGATCGCCAACATGAGCCAGGGCTGGTCGACCGCGACGGTGGACGTCCAGGTCGGCTACCGGGAGGACCTGGCGATGGTCGAGGAGCTGATCCTGGACAGCGCCGAGGCGATGGCCAAGGAAGCGCCGTGGGACGAGCTGCTCTGGGACCCGGTGCGGGTGCTCGGGGTGGAGTCGGTGGCCGCCGAGACGGTGGTGCTGCGAGTGGAGGCCAGGACCATGCCGGGCAAGGCCTCGCTGGTCACCCGCGGGCTGCGCCAGCGGCTGAAGCACGCGTTCGACCAGGCCGGGATCAAGCTCAAGGAGGAGCCGAGCCCGGCCGCGCCCGGGCCGGCGCCGGTGGACACCCTGCCGCCCTCGGCGCTCTCCGACCCGGCCTCGGCACGCTCGCTGGCGACCCGGCCGATACCGATGCCGGTGCAGCACACCGCCGAGGACCCGACGAGCCCGCCCAAGGTGCCGTAG
- a CDS encoding HNH endonuclease, whose translation MPHVLVLNASYEPLGVVSMRRALILVLNHKAISLEDSEFTMHSATSAVTAPSVVRLTRFVRVPFCGPVPLTRRALFARDHGRCVYCGAAATSVDHVIPRSRGGQHRWDNVVAACRRCNHVKADRHLTELGWRMKRPPAPPSGLAWRIIGTGIKDPRWRPYLEPYGATDQFRDFEHHDHTDHGGVTPVPLGRSRPVHRGEQPESLTA comes from the coding sequence GTGCCGCATGTCCTGGTCCTCAACGCGTCCTACGAGCCACTCGGCGTCGTATCGATGCGCCGCGCACTCATCCTCGTCCTCAATCACAAGGCGATCAGCCTGGAGGACTCGGAATTCACCATGCACAGCGCCACCAGCGCCGTTACGGCGCCGTCCGTCGTCCGACTGACCCGGTTCGTCCGGGTCCCTTTCTGCGGGCCTGTACCGCTCACCCGCCGCGCACTCTTCGCCCGTGACCACGGGCGCTGCGTCTACTGCGGGGCCGCCGCGACCAGCGTCGACCACGTCATCCCGCGCAGTCGCGGCGGCCAGCACCGCTGGGACAACGTGGTGGCGGCCTGCCGCCGCTGCAACCACGTCAAGGCCGACCGCCACCTGACCGAACTGGGCTGGCGGATGAAACGACCACCGGCCCCGCCCAGCGGCCTCGCCTGGCGCATCATCGGAACCGGGATCAAGGACCCGCGCTGGCGGCCCTACCTGGAGCCCTACGGAGCCACGGACCAGTTCCGCGACTTCGAGCACCACGACCATACCGACCACGGGGGAGTCACACCGGTCCCGCTGGGCCGGTCCCGTCCCGTCCACCGCGGTGAGCAGCCCGAATCGCTCACCGCCTGA